One Mugil cephalus isolate CIBA_MC_2020 chromosome 17, CIBA_Mcephalus_1.1, whole genome shotgun sequence genomic window, AAGCTGTCAGTAATAATTAGAAGCAATACTTGTGAAGCTAATTGACTATAATTTGCATCTCCTTGTCTGTGTGATTCAGGGCCATCAGCTCTCATCTGCAGACGTGCGGCTGTTCAATAGTGGTTGGAAGCAACCCAGAGAAAGTAAACAAGGTAAATCTACTGTATTACTGACTGCACACAGGAAGATTTGCAGGGCATTTGCATAATTTTGTATGTTTTGAAGTGCTGTGGTGTTTGTGATTAATGAGTAACCCGTCTTTCTGTCAGGATTTTGAATTTCAGTCCGGCGTCGGATGCACACTtcaaaaaagaataataaaccATATACGCAAATTAAGTTGTGCGGCGATCTGATTTAACAGGGGAGAAGTTGGGAATGGCAGCTAAGGAGTGATACTGTGATGCTTCACACACGGTATACAGTGAGATCTGCGATGTGAAGCAGCTAGTTTTTCCCAGTGAATATCAAACATTAATGCATTAATGCGTAGTTTTATTGCCTTGAGGCTTAAAATTGAACCCCAATTAAATCAAGACATTTTTGTACCTGACAACTTGCCTATAGCCTAATATGATATTAAGGGCTTTAACCAAACATctggcttttttattttcagctctgaAATGTTGCTTCTTAAATACATTTCATGCTGATCAGGTGGAACATAGTTTTAAAAGCGATACAAGctttgggcattttttttttagaacaaatCCTCGTGTAAATAATTGTCAGTTTTCTGAGGGCTTCTCTTTTTAAACCGCAGATGATTGACAAACCTTTTTTCTTGCAGATTGTGCGCACCCTCTGCTTGTTCCTCACCCCGGCTGAGAGGAAGTGCTCTCGCCTCTGCAGGGCCGACTCTTCCTTCAAATATGACACCGGCCTCTTCGTTCAGGGTCTGCTCAAGGTAGCTACCGGCTCCCTCTCATTATACAATATGATGGTCCTAGAATTAAGGCCtggatgttttgtttgcttctttGATGTTACCCTCTTTTGTTGTTCCAAcctaatttgtttttcaggtaTTTTTATTATCACACTGCAATTTATATTCATTGTAATACATGGAGCTATTCTGGCCTAAAAAGCCAAAGGCAGTTGTGACACAATTGAGTTATAACAGGTGGTCAATCAGTCCCCTTACATGCAcgggaaaaaaacaattattgccttaatcggactctaaccggacaacttaagtgcatgtaaaatcGTCTCTACTTATCCGAtcaagacacccagataatgcgattggaattcggatttctccggcatgtatacacttaatcAGACTACAACAGCAGCATGCTCCACagccactgcgctggcgtgagaccgtggaacaaaaacatccagccggtcgcagaagaagaaggtaaagagagccggtagaagaaccatctgagggatagtgcaTATCTTATCGGCACCAACagtagtgcacacattatgtacgagattcaAAAAGCTGAACTGtcatccatctggttgttgtttgaaatactggtctgccacatgaaccgCGTTTgcttattatatgacataaaatgtcaaccagaaagggggctgtattaacatgATATTATCCCTCTGTAAAGACATATATCGCCatctagtgtggaggaggtggacgtgttcccgtcagttatccgattttctccgctgcatgtaaactgggacaaggactgtagtatagctcgattaagctctgcatgtaaatgcgcTTACTGGCTGAAAGTGGATTTAATTAAACAAGCATCTGTTGTGTAGATCAAATGCACCTCGGGATCATCCGAATGCTGCTTTAATGAACTCATTTATTTCagaatctgaaatgttttttatagGAAGGTTTTATGTTGTCTCAGACTTTCGGACTCCGCAGTAGATTCACCAAGACAGTACGACGTGCAAAAAAACTGTAGCGTGCGATTTAATAGTCTGTGTCAAATTTTTACAGCCCCGTATTGCACGGCTGAATTTCAGTAATTGCCATCGCAATGTTCAAAGTTACGTGCCTCAAGATAAACAGGTGGCGGCACTGATTTTCCCCTCAGGTGCCATTAAACCACAGCAGATAACATGAGATGTTAGAAAACAATGTAGGAACACTGATGGGAGTTTGTTTCCTCCGGCTGTTTTAATTCTGGTGAATCAAAAACTATTCTAATAATTATGGAATATGATAAGGGCTTGCTCATGTAACTACAATCAGGAAATTATGGAATAATAGTGACAAGCCAAAGTGCAACCCGTGACAattcttaattaagtttttataACTCTGACACATATCTAAAAGTTGGGCCAACACACTCCAAATCTTCATCTCAGCCTCACTACTGGTACTCACTGTCTCTATAGGTCAGTGCTGCGCACTTTGCAGATTACAATCAAATTTGCACCTGAAACGTGTTCCTCAGTAAGCACAATTTTGTGCACGTCagcaaagtttgtttttgtcggCAAGTAcggaaggaaaacaacaacggCATTAGCAGAAAACTTCGTAGTGCTAATTAGTTCACCGGTAAAGAGTTGAATGTTACATATCGGCTGTGTTGTTGAGCTCATGCTGGATGTGCCTATACCACGGTTCTTTATTACACAGGGTCAGTTCAATCAAAATgaagcacaaacatttttttcatgatCTATTACTGATTCGAGTTGTCACAGGGAAAGGGGGACGACAAATTACTACTCACAGTCACATGAAAATCAAAATAATCTGAATGGAACCATTTATTGAAATGcaataacaatgaaacaaaaccaataaagcaacaattaaataataataaaaaaaaattctaaatgaAAATGGTGGAGTTGAAACTACAGTAGAGTCTTTTGTGGGCTCAGTTCAGACCCAACAGAGGCAGTCAGCTTTTTCAACatcaccaaaaaaacacaacaaattcaaactaaataacacaaaatgaaaattaaatgaataatgaaaacaaaaatgtaaatgaacttGAAGTAAAACGAGAAACAATGAAagctaaataaaactgaatagaaactaaatgaaactaaactaaagaaaatgaacatgaacaaaaatgCCATGCACGGAAATGACGCGAAATACGCCACAGAAAATGAACTACATGAATGGACTgcgaaataaaaatgaaaacaaatgaaaccaaaataaaacaatgaaaacccaAATGGAAGCTGAACGCTGGCTGGAGGTTCATCTGCAGTGATTgtaggtgcaggtgcaggtggagggggtggagccacAGCAGATGTAGTCTGGGTTTGGTGGACGACAGGAATGGGCGACTCCCGTTGCTCTGTTGCATCCAGGGTACTGTACAATAGCACTGGTGGTTCAGCAGTGGTGACAAGACAATCTGGAGGGAACAACAAACAGATTTCTTCCACTGTGACATCAACAATGGTGTTCAGCAACTCTGCAGCAAACCGGCTGAGACTCTTCTTCAAGACGTCTTCGGTGTAGGCCTGTCTAACTTTGTCCTGGATAGACTGGGCCATGTCGTCTCGTATGGTGCGAGTGTACGTGAACTGCACAAATATGGACGACAGAGCAGCGTAGACCCGGTCCTCTACAGCTTTTGTGACTCCAACAGCCATTTTACAGAGCTTCTTGGAGGGCATGTCAACACAAGTGCCTGGAGGAAGGTCCCAGAAGCCCTGCAGGACTTTGGGAACCACCTCCGCCACCACCTCCCATGGTTCAGGCTGTTTGGAGCTGGGGGCCTCACACTGCTGCTCTGTCAGCCTCCTGGCAAACTCCTTGGCCTGGCTGATGATCATGGGATGTCTGTGGGTTACAATTATTCAGAGTTAGTTTTAAAACACTTCAGGGAACGACACAAACATCACAACCAAAGAACTTGAATGGCAGATGTAACTTACTGGAAGTTGTGAGGCATGGGCTCTGAGGTGTGGAGGAACCTTCTGGCTTCAAACTCCACATCTCTATTTTTCATGCTGTTGCTCACTTCCCACACCTGAAACacgaaaagaaaagaggtgTTGAGCAGATTGAACATATTTccaggagaaaaagaagtgaattaAGTATCAGTTGAATTCAAACTAGTGTTCCGAGTGGGTCCTTACCAGCTGGGCAAGAGGTTTGGCGTAGGTCTTATGGAAGCCGTCCATTTCAAACTCCCACATccttcaaacacaaagaaaagtttAATGTTTACAATTCCTTATTCTGAGCATAGTAAAAGTCAGGTGTGGTGTGTTTCTCAAATACTCACTGGATTCTGAGAGTCTTCTTGCTCTCCTCCATCAGCAGTTCAATCATGTCTTCAACAGATATGTTAGTTGGGAGCTGTTTGTTCTGTTGAAGCCGCAAAAGTTCAGCAATAAGTGCAatctaaataaaacaagagaTCAGACGGGTTAATGCCTTAtcttgtatatattatatagagaTAGATATAGAAGACTTGAAACTGTGGAGGATCTTACATAACACTTGTAGGAGCCGTGATGCCAGCAGTTCTGAAGAGGCCGCTCATAGACGATGGTGTCAAAGAACACCTGTGGAAAAAAGGTCAATTTGTTCATTAGATCATTCTTCTCCTCTTATTTTGTATTACCTACATCTGGAAATGTTTAGAATCAGGCTGAAGACAATTGAACTGATCCTTACCCTGATGGGGCTGTAGATGCCTCTACTTCCTTCAGTGAACGCCATGGATAGGATAGGCTGTCTGAATACAGAACTGACTAAACTAAAATGATGAATGTGTTACAACGGGTCAGGTGAAACGTGTTAAAGCTCTCAGAAAATCCTCGATACGCAAGTAAACGAAGTGACTTTGAGATGAAGAATGAAGAATGTTAGACAGAGGGAAGAACAacagaattctgactttgtgACAACAACATTCTAGAACATTCTAGAACACCTCTAGGTGACCTTTGGCCCAAATGCACAGCTGCAATAAGACACTGTGGTATGAGCCCAGTGAGCAGTGATTACTGGGCATTATAGTAAACATATGTATTTGTATGGAGGACCAGAAGGAAAACTAAAACATCTTACGTACCAATAATTAATTGTTGCAATATAAACAGGCATTATTTAATCTTATTACAATTATACCTATTAATGTACAAATAAAAGTGTCAAttacacagtgatttattttttgtgttttaatggacATCCCATAGATCAtctatgaaaatatgaaatctaaaaataatataaatatatcaaaattgACTAATGAAAGACTGACCCATCAATAAATAGTTGAGTTAAGAATGTATTTACAGTAACAAATAAGTCAATAAgtcagtcatttaaaaatagtcaaaactttaaaaagaaaaagaaaagaaaagaagtccctaataaattaaatatttcaattttaaagGGCACTTTGTCAGCTCAGTGTTAAATAAAGATCTTTGTTTGCTTACCATCTGCCTCCTGCGTTCTAAATTtaagttttctctcttttcaacATAAGAttctaactttatttatttaaaaggcaaactgcttggtcacagtagcttagctacacacatactatatataaaaacactaaGGATCACTAGTAAAGAGAATAATAGGTGAAGATagttaaaatagaataacagaTGAAGATAACATGGTGGGGAAAAATGTACAAGAGAGAAAGTTGCCGTGCGTTGACTAAAATCGCTCACTTTGGAATTATGATCAACCCTGAACTGGGAATTATGTTGCAGTTGGATCAAATATTTTAGCAAAACAATAGATGCATTTTATATGTGGCCACATAAAATTAGACAAATGATTAAAacgattaaaaaataaactttatccTCTGGTATAGATGACAATTGATGACTTAAATAATTTCAACAATTCTCCTCAGTGATTAATGTTTGGTCCTATATAGATAGatacttaaatatacaaatacaaatattgggtATTATCCAATATTatcatataattagtaatataattatattttgacaGTCAACATAATTCATTACAGCCCAATTTGTTTGTCccagcataatcagttcccaacagagggGATCCTGACCAAGAGTCCACCTGGCTTTTAAACTAAAGAGCCACTGCCCTGCTGTGCTTTACGTT contains:
- the LOC125024099 gene encoding uncharacterized protein LOC125024099, which translates into the protein MIELLMEESKKTLRIQMWEFEMDGFHKTYAKPLAQLVWEVSNSMKNRDVEFEARRFLHTSEPMPHNFQHPMIISQAKEFARRLTEQQCEAPSSKQPEPWEVVAEVVPKVLQGFWDLPPGTCVDMPSKKLCKMAVGVTKAVEDRVYAALSSIFVQFTYTRTIRDDMAQSIQDKVRQAYTEDVLKKSLSRFAAELLNTIVDVTVEEICLLFPPDCLVTTAEPPVLLYSTLDATEQRESPIPVVHQTQTTSAVAPPPPPAPAPTITADEPPASVQLPFGFSLFYFGFICFHFYFAVHSCSSFSVAYFASFPCMAFLFMFIFFSLVSFSFYSVLFSFHCFSFYFKFIYIFVFIIHLIFILCYLV